The proteins below come from a single Balaenoptera musculus isolate JJ_BM4_2016_0621 chromosome 1, mBalMus1.pri.v3, whole genome shotgun sequence genomic window:
- the LOC118880646 gene encoding pancreatic alpha-amylase, protein MKFFLLLSAIGFCWAQYAPNTESGRTSIVHLFEWRWVDIALECERYLAPKGFGGVQVSPPNENAVINNPSRPWWERYQPVSYKLCTRSGNEDEFKDMVTRCNNVGVRIYVDAIINHMCGNGVAEGTSSTCRSYFNPGTEDFPAVPYSGWEFNGDKCKTGSGDIESYNDASQVRDCRLVGLLDLALEKDYVRFTIAEYLNRLIDIGVAGFRIDASKHMWPGDMKAILDKLHNLNTRWFPAGSKPFIYQEVIDLGGEPIKSSEYFGNGRVTEFKYGAKLGTVLRKWNGEKMSYLKNWGEGWGFMPSDRALVFVDNHDNQRGHGAGGASILTFWDPRLYKMGVGFMLAHPYGFTRVMSSYRWPRHFENGQDVNDWIGPPNNNGVIKEVTINPDTTCGNDWICEHRWRQIRNMVVFRNVVDGQPLTNWWDNGSNQVAFGRGNRGFIVFNNDDWALYSTLQTGLPAGTYCDVISGDKIGNDCTGIKIYVSGDGNANFSISNSAEDPFIVIHAESKL, encoded by the exons ATGAAGTTCTTTCTATTGCTTTCAGCCATTGGATTCTGCTGGGCTCAGTATGCCCCAAATACCGAATCTGGACGGACATCTATTGTCCATCTGTTTGAGTGGCGCTGGGTTGATATTGCTCTTGAATGTGAGCGATACTTAGCTCCCAAAGGATTTGGAGGTGTTCAG GTTTCCCCACCCAATGAAAATGCGGTAATTAATAACCCTTCAAGACCCTGGTGGGAAAGATACCAACCAGTTAGCTACAAGTTATGTACAAGATCAGGAAATGAGGATGAATTCAAAGACATGGTGACTAGATGTAACAACGTTGGT GTCCGTATTTACGTGGATGCTATAATTAATCATATGTGTGGAAATGGTGTGGCTGAAGGAACGAGCAGTACTTGTAGGAGTTACTTCAACCCTGGAACTGAGGATTTTCCAGCAGTCCCATACTCTGGTTGGGAGTTTAATGGtgataaatgtaaaactggaagTGGAGACATTGAGAGCTATAATGATGCTTCTCAG GTCCGAGATTGTCGTCTGGTTGGTCTTCTTGATCTTGCACTGGAGAAAGATTATGTGCGCTTCACGATTGCTGAATATCTGAACCGTCTCATTGACATTGGTGTAGCAGGGTTCAGAATTGATGCTTCTAAGCACATGTGGCCTGGAGACATGAAGGCGATTTTGGATAAACTGCATAATCTAAACACAAGATGGTTCCCTGCAGGAAGTAAACCTTTCATTTACCAGGAG GTAATTGATCTGGGTGGTGAGCCAATTAAAAGCAGTGAGTACTTTGGAAATGGCCGTGTGACAGAATTTAAATATGGTGCAAAACTAGGCACAGTTCTGCGCAAGTGGAATGGAGAGAAGATGTCTTACTTAAA gaaCTGGGGAGAAGGCTGGGGTTTCATGCCTTCTGACAGAGCACTTGTCTTTGTTGATAACCATGACAATCAGCGAGGGCATGGAGCTGGGGGAGCATCTATTCTTACATTCTGGGACCCTAG ACTGTACAAAATGGGAGTTGGATTTATGCTCGCTCATCCCTACGGATTTACACGAGTAATGTCAAGCTACCGTTGGCCAAGACATTTTGAAAATGGACAA GATGTTAATGATTGGATTGGGCCACCAAATAATAATGGAGTCATTAAAGAAGTTACTATTAATCCAGATACTACTTGTGGCAATGACTGGATCTGTGAACATCGATGGCGTCAAATAAG GAACATGGTTGTGTTCCGTAATGTAGTTGATGGCCAACCTTTAACAAACTGGTGGGATAATGGTAGCAACCAAGTAGCTTttggaagaggaaacagaggattCATTGTCTTTAACAATGATGACTG ggCATTATATTCAACTTTGCAAACTGGTCTTCCTGCTGGTACATATTGTGATGTCATTTCTGGAGATAAAATTGGTAACGATTGTACAGGAATTAAAATCTATGTTTCCGGCGATGGCAATGCTAATTTTTCTATTAGTAACTCTGCTGAAGATCCGTTTATTGTGATTCATGCTGAATCTAAATTATAA